A single genomic interval of Dromaius novaehollandiae isolate bDroNov1 unplaced genomic scaffold, bDroNov1.hap1 HAP1_SCAFFOLD_31, whole genome shotgun sequence harbors:
- the LOC112996205 gene encoding olfactory receptor 14J1-like has translation LLAFEDTRELQLLHFSLFLGIYLAALLGNGLIITAVAFDHRLHTPMYFFLLSLSLLDLGSISTTVPKSMANSLWDTRAISYLGCAAQVFFFIFLFSAEYSLLTVMAYDRYVAICRPLHYGTLMGSRACIKMAAAAWASGFLNAVLHTANTFSIPLCQGNDLSQFFCEIPQILKLSCSDAYLGEVGALVVSACLAFGCFVFIVLSYVQIFTAVLRIPSEQGRHKAFSMCLPHLVVVSLFVSTVMFASLKPPSISSPALDLVVAVLYSVVPPAVNPLIYSMRNKELKDALKKLIQRVQCQHQ, from the coding sequence ctcctggcatttgaggacacacgggagctgcagctcttgcacttctcgctcttcctgggcatctacctggctgccctcctgggcaatggcctcatcatcacagctgtagcctttgaccaccgcctccacacccccatgtacttcttcctcctcagcctctccctcctggaccttggctccatctccaccactgtccccaaatccatggccaattccctgtgggacaccagggccatttcctacttgggatgtgctgcccaggtctttttcttcattttcttattttcagcagaaTATTCTCTCCTCAcggtcatggcctatgaccgctatgttgccatctgcagacccctgcactatgggaccctcatgggcagcagagcttgtatcaaaatggcagcagctgcctgggccagtggttttctcaatgctgtactgcacactgctaacacattttcaataccgctctgccaaggcaatgacctcagccagttcttctgtgaaattccccagatcctcaagctctcctgctcagatgcctaccttgGGGAAGTTGGGgctcttgtggttagtgcctgtttagcatttgggtgttttgtttttattgtgctgtcctacgtgcagatcttcactgctgtgctgaggatcccctctgagcagggccggcacaaagccttttccatgtgcctccctcacctggttgtggtctccctgtttgtcagcactgtcatgtttgcctccCTGAAgccaccctccatctcctccccagctctggatctggtggtggctgttctgtactcggtggtgcctccagcagtgaaccccctcatctacagcatgaggaacaaggagctcaaagATGCACTGAAGAAGCTGATTCAAAGggtacaatgtcagcaccaataa